One Lujinxingia sediminis DNA window includes the following coding sequences:
- a CDS encoding PPC domain-containing protein: MRPNFPPNPSPRKPLDFSMLAIIFALALSACGTDDDIRPNLDIDTDIIDETDTGNDTDVDPDEDTGEDTDPDEDTDPDEDTDIDPGPACGDNLIEGDESCDGTNLDGETCITQGFDGGELGCDATCGFDTSECFNEVPQTCGDDELNQETEACDGIDLGEETCLTRGFDGGDLGCTDSCGFDTSGCFFDPVCGDDLLNTDEEACDGADLGEETCESLGFDGGTLACNTSCGLDISACVMNPVCGDNTINQASETCDGANLNGQTCITQGFDGGTLACSDSCGFDTSACVMNPVCGDAEVNQASEECDGADLNGQTCITQGFDGGTLACNTSCGLDTSACAMNPVCGDADVNQVSEECDGIDLNGETCITQGFDGGTLACNTSCGLDTSACVMNPICGDNAVNQTSESCDGSDLGGESCTSLGFGSGTLSCANTCDFDTTACGPLCADVDNGEPNDTLAQATLLASGVSYDAAICSGDIDTFIIDAAVGCSISADLIITGESFSSLQDIDLELSTRNRRLDKSASGSNVAENVEGSATTSRYYLSIEPYSGSSTAYTLTANAVSCPAAPSCPDDDIFQPNDDYLASYALEGPLAYLDAALCEAESEDWYELYVQEGCTLNVDLTYAVADGDLDIFLYAPDTLPQRLVTDVARGYTSDDNETLTYTALQSGAYLIQVDGFYAATNTYGLRTEVICPANLELSCPADDIFAPNHSAETAVSITANDAVNAILCGERAVFVVDEHSDFYDVVVPETGDLTVTLVSHYPLGDLNVALLDAAGTRLRTTSTQQADRESFTEVTIAPGTYTLEVYGNSPDDFGAYNLSTSFTATP, encoded by the coding sequence ATGCGTCCCAACTTCCCTCCTAACCCCTCGCCGCGCAAGCCGCTCGACTTCTCGATGCTTGCCATCATCTTCGCGCTCGCGCTGAGCGCCTGCGGTACCGATGACGACATCCGCCCCAACCTCGACATCGACACCGACATCATCGATGAGACCGATACCGGCAACGACACCGACGTCGATCCCGATGAAGACACAGGCGAAGATACCGACCCCGACGAAGACACCGATCCCGACGAAGACACCGACATCGACCCCGGCCCTGCCTGCGGCGATAACCTGATCGAAGGTGACGAGAGCTGCGACGGCACCAACCTCGACGGCGAAACATGCATCACGCAGGGCTTCGACGGCGGCGAATTGGGCTGCGATGCCACCTGCGGATTCGACACCTCCGAGTGTTTCAACGAAGTCCCCCAAACATGCGGCGACGACGAACTTAATCAAGAAACCGAAGCCTGCGACGGCATCGACCTCGGCGAAGAAACCTGCCTCACCCGGGGCTTCGACGGCGGCGATTTAGGCTGCACCGACAGCTGTGGCTTTGACACCTCAGGTTGCTTCTTCGACCCGGTCTGCGGCGACGATCTGCTCAATACCGACGAAGAAGCCTGCGACGGCGCTGACCTCGGCGAAGAGACCTGCGAGTCCCTTGGCTTCGACGGCGGAACGCTCGCATGCAACACCTCCTGCGGACTGGACATCTCTGCATGTGTCATGAACCCCGTCTGCGGCGACAACACCATCAACCAGGCCTCCGAAACCTGCGACGGCGCTAACCTCAACGGCCAGACCTGCATCACGCAGGGCTTCGACGGCGGAACTCTCGCATGCTCCGATTCCTGCGGATTCGACACCTCTGCATGTGTCATGAACCCCGTCTGCGGCGACGCTGAAGTCAACCAGGCCTCGGAAGAGTGCGACGGCGCTGACCTCAACGGCCAGACCTGCATCACGCAGGGCTTCGACGGTGGAACGCTCGCATGCAACACCTCCTGCGGCCTGGACACCTCGGCATGTGCCATGAACCCCGTCTGCGGCGACGCTGACGTCAACCAGGTCTCGGAAGAGTGCGACGGCATCGACCTCAACGGCGAAACATGCATCACGCAGGGCTTCGACGGCGGAACGCTCGCATGCAACACCTCCTGCGGCCTGGACACCTCGGCATGTGTCATGAACCCCATCTGCGGCGATAACGCCGTGAACCAGACCTCCGAGTCCTGCGACGGCTCAGACCTCGGTGGTGAATCCTGCACCTCCCTTGGCTTCGGTTCGGGCACACTGAGCTGCGCGAACACCTGCGACTTCGACACCACCGCATGCGGACCTCTCTGCGCCGACGTCGACAACGGCGAGCCCAACGATACCCTCGCTCAGGCAACCCTACTGGCCTCCGGCGTGAGCTACGACGCGGCCATCTGCTCGGGCGACATCGACACCTTCATCATCGATGCGGCCGTGGGTTGCTCGATCAGCGCCGACCTCATCATCACCGGTGAGAGCTTCTCTTCGCTCCAGGACATCGACCTGGAACTGAGTACCCGGAACAGGCGCCTGGACAAGAGCGCCTCCGGCAGCAACGTCGCCGAAAACGTCGAGGGCTCGGCCACCACCAGCCGCTACTACCTCAGCATTGAGCCTTACAGCGGCTCCAGCACCGCCTACACCCTCACGGCCAACGCCGTCAGCTGCCCGGCCGCCCCGAGCTGCCCCGATGACGACATCTTCCAGCCCAATGACGACTACCTCGCAAGCTACGCGCTCGAAGGCCCCCTGGCGTATCTCGACGCTGCGCTCTGCGAAGCCGAATCCGAAGACTGGTACGAGCTCTACGTGCAGGAAGGATGCACCCTCAACGTCGACCTCACCTACGCGGTCGCCGATGGCGATCTCGACATCTTCCTCTACGCACCTGACACCCTGCCCCAGAGGTTGGTGACTGACGTAGCACGAGGTTACACCTCGGACGACAACGAGACGCTCACCTACACCGCACTCCAATCCGGCGCTTACCTCATTCAGGTCGATGGTTTCTATGCGGCAACCAACACCTACGGCTTACGCACCGAGGTGATCTGCCCGGCCAACCTGGAGCTGAGCTGCCCGGCCGACGACATCTTCGCGCCCAACCACAGCGCCGAGACCGCCGTCTCCATTACCGCCAATGACGCCGTCAACGCCATCCTCTGCGGAGAGCGCGCTGTGTTCGTCGTGGACGAACACTCCGATTTTTACGACGTCGTCGTCCCCGAAACCGGTGACCTCACCGTCACGCTTGTCTCGCACTACCCCCTGGGCGATCTCAACGTCGCGCTTCTTGACGCCGCGGGTACCCGCTTGCGCACGACGTCAACGCAACAAGCTGACCGTGAGAGCTTCACCGAAGTTACCATCGCCCCGGGCACCTACACCCTGGAGGTCTACGGCAACTCCCCCGACGATTTTGGCGCATACAACCTGAGCACCAGCTTCACCGCAACGCCCTGA